The Felis catus isolate Fca126 chromosome X, F.catus_Fca126_mat1.0, whole genome shotgun sequence genome includes a region encoding these proteins:
- the LOC101084264 gene encoding uncharacterized protein LOC101084264, whose protein sequence is MFPQGIEVIRPATGGVWILRGPRSRLVISKKKERNKQTFSTDPNNPKARKSSNDNGLIHLYTVGVKSGADGKRVVVVTKRRSLQGKPTTPYLWTTTNKNAPATLGSIGHRIHKNKDHPDPYVAAIRTASAIPRRQKPVTVKRKSPAPPRAPEHLPPTSKAIEMSTTSKKKNKQKTKTKNCDPEPLPANLQPEIAKPSQDQSDPHGPAGPRAGKINSHYCKPLSFGVFVPQPYCGKSRLLQ, encoded by the exons ATGTTCCCGCAAGGCATTGAAGTGATCAGGCCTGCAACTGGCGGCGTGTGGATTCTCCGCGGGCCCCGGAGTCGCCTCGTCATCAGCAAAA agaaagagagaaacaagcagACGTTCAGCACTGACCCCAATAACCCGAAGGCTCGCAAGTCCTCTAACGACAACGGGTTGATTCACCTCTACACTGTGGGCGTGAAGTCTGGGGCTGATGGCAAACGCGTAGTGGTGGTCACGAAGCGGAGATCCCTCCAGGGAAAACCCACCACCCCCTACCTGTGGACCACCACGAACAAGAACGCCCCGGCCACCCTCGGAAGCATCGGGCACAGGATCCACAAGAACAAGGACCACCCAGATCCGTACGTGGCCGCCATTCGCACAGCCAGCGCCATCCCTCGCCGCCAGAAGCCTGTGACGGTGAAGAGGAAGAGTCCCGCCCCACCAAGAGCTCCTGagcacctgccccccacctccaaagcAATAGAGATGTCAaccacttcaaaaaaaaaaaacaaacaaaaaacaaaaacaaaaaactgcgaCCCGGAGCCACTCCCGGCCAACCTGCAGCCTGAAATAGCCAAGCCCAGCCAAGATCAATCAGATCCCCACGGCCCTGCCGGACCCCgagcaggaaaaataaattcccaTTATTGTAAGCCACTGAGTTTCGGAGTGTTTGTTCCGCAGCCTTATTGCGGCAAGAGCCGACTGTTACAATGA